From Tachypleus tridentatus isolate NWPU-2018 chromosome 8, ASM421037v1, whole genome shotgun sequence, a single genomic window includes:
- the LOC143222564 gene encoding protein TIPIN homolog isoform X6, giving the protein MNADDLENLFDEDEDLDQLHTLENEDDPQEDNQSVRNGEVNTASQQLVETKKKVVRNPQPKLDPDRLCGKRGIALLPKVFEKVTFKGKGYETNDLDKMMAILEHWAHRLYPRLPFNDVLERIEKLGTKRPVQTCIRRIRADMPIFSEDFVEEEEEEEDTVRRQQDDKNNEDIFEDLLQKQEIEAQLNGVQEMNRYETKGFQTVRNLPATQEHPSTPQDCRTPTNKMHLKKEEYE; this is encoded by the exons ATGAATGCTGATGACTTGGAAAACCTTTTTGATGAGGATGAAGATTTAGATCAGTTACATACACTTGAAAATGAAGATGATCCTCAGGAGGATAATCAAAGTGTTAGAAATGGAGAAGTAAATACTGCCAGTCAACAACtagttgaaacaaagaaaaaagttgttCGTAATCCTCAGCCAAAACTTGATCCAGACAG ACTATGTGGAAAACGAGGTATTGCTCTACTTCCAAAGGTGTTTgaaaaagttactttcaaaggGAAAGGCTATGAG acaAATGACTTAGATAAAATGATGGCAATACTAGAACACTGGGCACACCGTTTGTATCCACGCCTTCCGTTTAATGATGTTTTAGAAAGAATTGAAAAGTTGGGGACTAAGAGACCAGTACAG ACATGTATCAGGAGAATACGAGCAGATATGCCCATTTTCTCCGAGGACTTTGTTGAAGAGGAAGAGGAAGAAGAAGATACAGTGAGAAGACAACAGGATGATAAAAATAATGAGGATATATTTGAGgatttgttacaaaaacaagaaattgaaGCTCAACTAAATGGTGTACAAGAAATGAATAGATATGAAACAAAAGGCTTCCAAACTGTGAGAAATCTTCCAGccacacaagaacatccatctaCACCTCAAGATTGTAGAACACCAACAaataaaatg CATTTGAAAAAAGAGGAATATGAATAA
- the LOC143222564 gene encoding protein TIPIN homolog isoform X5 encodes MNADDLENLFDEDEDLDQLHTLENEDDPQEDNQSVRNGEVNTASQQLVETKKKVVRNPQPKLDPDRLCGKRGIALLPKVFEKVTFKGKGYETNDLDKMMAILEHWAHRLYPRLPFNDVLERIEKLGTKRPVQTCIRRIRADMPIFSEDFVEEEEEEEDTVRRQQDDKNNEDIFEDLLQKQEIEAQLNGVQEMNRYETKGFQTVRNLPATQEHPSTPQDCRTPTNKMKLYSCTAETCF; translated from the exons ATGAATGCTGATGACTTGGAAAACCTTTTTGATGAGGATGAAGATTTAGATCAGTTACATACACTTGAAAATGAAGATGATCCTCAGGAGGATAATCAAAGTGTTAGAAATGGAGAAGTAAATACTGCCAGTCAACAACtagttgaaacaaagaaaaaagttgttCGTAATCCTCAGCCAAAACTTGATCCAGACAG ACTATGTGGAAAACGAGGTATTGCTCTACTTCCAAAGGTGTTTgaaaaagttactttcaaaggGAAAGGCTATGAG acaAATGACTTAGATAAAATGATGGCAATACTAGAACACTGGGCACACCGTTTGTATCCACGCCTTCCGTTTAATGATGTTTTAGAAAGAATTGAAAAGTTGGGGACTAAGAGACCAGTACAG ACATGTATCAGGAGAATACGAGCAGATATGCCCATTTTCTCCGAGGACTTTGTTGAAGAGGAAGAGGAAGAAGAAGATACAGTGAGAAGACAACAGGATGATAAAAATAATGAGGATATATTTGAGgatttgttacaaaaacaagaaattgaaGCTCAACTAAATGGTGTACAAGAAATGAATAGATATGAAACAAAAGGCTTCCAAACTGTGAGAAATCTTCCAGccacacaagaacatccatctaCACCTCAAGATTGTAGAACACCAACAaataaaatg AAATTGTATAGTTGCACTGCAgaaacttgtttttaa
- the LOC143222564 gene encoding uncharacterized protein LOC143222564 isoform X4 — MNADDLENLFDEDEDLDQLHTLENEDDPQEDNQSVRNGEVNTASQQLVETKKKVVRNPQPKLDPDRLCGKRGIALLPKVFEKVTFKGKGYETNDLDKMMAILEHWAHRLYPRLPFNDVLERIEKLGTKRPVQTCIRRIRADMPIFSEDFVEEEEEEEDTVRRQQDDKNNEDIFEDLLQKQEIEAQLNGVQEMNRYETKGFQTVRNLPATQEHPSTPQDCRTPTNKMEKNVKRVVLTSSCVPSSFPSI; from the exons ATGAATGCTGATGACTTGGAAAACCTTTTTGATGAGGATGAAGATTTAGATCAGTTACATACACTTGAAAATGAAGATGATCCTCAGGAGGATAATCAAAGTGTTAGAAATGGAGAAGTAAATACTGCCAGTCAACAACtagttgaaacaaagaaaaaagttgttCGTAATCCTCAGCCAAAACTTGATCCAGACAG ACTATGTGGAAAACGAGGTATTGCTCTACTTCCAAAGGTGTTTgaaaaagttactttcaaaggGAAAGGCTATGAG acaAATGACTTAGATAAAATGATGGCAATACTAGAACACTGGGCACACCGTTTGTATCCACGCCTTCCGTTTAATGATGTTTTAGAAAGAATTGAAAAGTTGGGGACTAAGAGACCAGTACAG ACATGTATCAGGAGAATACGAGCAGATATGCCCATTTTCTCCGAGGACTTTGTTGAAGAGGAAGAGGAAGAAGAAGATACAGTGAGAAGACAACAGGATGATAAAAATAATGAGGATATATTTGAGgatttgttacaaaaacaagaaattgaaGCTCAACTAAATGGTGTACAAGAAATGAATAGATATGAAACAAAAGGCTTCCAAACTGTGAGAAATCTTCCAGccacacaagaacatccatctaCACCTCAAGATTGTAGAACACCAACAaataaaatg GAAAAGAATgtaaagagggtagttttgacatcttcatgtgttccaagctcttttccatcaatatag
- the LOC143222564 gene encoding protein TIPIN homolog isoform X7 → MNADDLENLFDEDEDLDQLHTLENEDDPQEDNQSVRNGEVNTASQQLVETKKKVVRNPQPKLDPDRLCGKRGIALLPKVFEKVTFKGKGYETNDLDKMMAILEHWAHRLYPRLPFNDVLERIEKLGTKRPVQTCIRRIRADMPIFSEDFVEEEEEEEDTVRRQQDDKNNEDIFEDLLQKQEIEAQLNGVQEMNRYETKGFQTVRNLPATQEHPSTPQDCRTPTNKMFYIPEIV, encoded by the exons ATGAATGCTGATGACTTGGAAAACCTTTTTGATGAGGATGAAGATTTAGATCAGTTACATACACTTGAAAATGAAGATGATCCTCAGGAGGATAATCAAAGTGTTAGAAATGGAGAAGTAAATACTGCCAGTCAACAACtagttgaaacaaagaaaaaagttgttCGTAATCCTCAGCCAAAACTTGATCCAGACAG ACTATGTGGAAAACGAGGTATTGCTCTACTTCCAAAGGTGTTTgaaaaagttactttcaaaggGAAAGGCTATGAG acaAATGACTTAGATAAAATGATGGCAATACTAGAACACTGGGCACACCGTTTGTATCCACGCCTTCCGTTTAATGATGTTTTAGAAAGAATTGAAAAGTTGGGGACTAAGAGACCAGTACAG ACATGTATCAGGAGAATACGAGCAGATATGCCCATTTTCTCCGAGGACTTTGTTGAAGAGGAAGAGGAAGAAGAAGATACAGTGAGAAGACAACAGGATGATAAAAATAATGAGGATATATTTGAGgatttgttacaaaaacaagaaattgaaGCTCAACTAAATGGTGTACAAGAAATGAATAGATATGAAACAAAAGGCTTCCAAACTGTGAGAAATCTTCCAGccacacaagaacatccatctaCACCTCAAGATTGTAGAACACCAACAaataaaatg ttttatattccaGAAATTGTATAG
- the LOC143222564 gene encoding uncharacterized protein LOC143222564 isoform X2, whose product MNADDLENLFDEDEDLDQLHTLENEDDPQEDNQSVRNGEVNTASQQLVETKKKVVRNPQPKLDPDRLCGKRGIALLPKVFEKVTFKGKGYETNDLDKMMAILEHWAHRLYPRLPFNDVLERIEKLGTKRPVQTCIRRIRADMPIFSEDFVEEEEEEEDTVRRQQDDKNNEDIFEDLLQKQEIEAQLNGVQEMNRYETKGFQTVRNLPATQEHPSTPQDCRTPTNKMKNLEHPTSTCKAQNIYFATITNHYYCCPFQRNTCISWPSVLM is encoded by the exons ATGAATGCTGATGACTTGGAAAACCTTTTTGATGAGGATGAAGATTTAGATCAGTTACATACACTTGAAAATGAAGATGATCCTCAGGAGGATAATCAAAGTGTTAGAAATGGAGAAGTAAATACTGCCAGTCAACAACtagttgaaacaaagaaaaaagttgttCGTAATCCTCAGCCAAAACTTGATCCAGACAG ACTATGTGGAAAACGAGGTATTGCTCTACTTCCAAAGGTGTTTgaaaaagttactttcaaaggGAAAGGCTATGAG acaAATGACTTAGATAAAATGATGGCAATACTAGAACACTGGGCACACCGTTTGTATCCACGCCTTCCGTTTAATGATGTTTTAGAAAGAATTGAAAAGTTGGGGACTAAGAGACCAGTACAG ACATGTATCAGGAGAATACGAGCAGATATGCCCATTTTCTCCGAGGACTTTGTTGAAGAGGAAGAGGAAGAAGAAGATACAGTGAGAAGACAACAGGATGATAAAAATAATGAGGATATATTTGAGgatttgttacaaaaacaagaaattgaaGCTCAACTAAATGGTGTACAAGAAATGAATAGATATGAAACAAAAGGCTTCCAAACTGTGAGAAATCTTCCAGccacacaagaacatccatctaCACCTCAAGATTGTAGAACACCAACAaataaaatg AAGAATTTGGAGCATCCAACCAGCACTTGTAAAGCtcagaatatttattttgcaaCCATTACCAATCATTACTACTGTTGCCCTTTCCAGAGGAACACCTGCATTAGCTGGCCATCTGTTTTGATGTAG
- the LOC143222564 gene encoding TIMELESS-interacting protein isoform X1, with translation MNADDLENLFDEDEDLDQLHTLENEDDPQEDNQSVRNGEVNTASQQLVETKKKVVRNPQPKLDPDRLCGKRGIALLPKVFEKVTFKGKGYETNDLDKMMAILEHWAHRLYPRLPFNDVLERIEKLGTKRPVQTCIRRIRADMPIFSEDFVEEEEEEEDTVRRQQDDKNNEDIFEDLLQKQEIEAQLNGVQEMNRYETKGFQTVRNLPATQEHPSTPQDCRTPTNKMSLTEEQKEKIECNKQIAEEHRKLKLQTKQNYRDVTNMNTLTVSSPMVLNVATPMTQADSKSSEKGTTSTFIEESFLPLSVGTPVTQ, from the exons ATGAATGCTGATGACTTGGAAAACCTTTTTGATGAGGATGAAGATTTAGATCAGTTACATACACTTGAAAATGAAGATGATCCTCAGGAGGATAATCAAAGTGTTAGAAATGGAGAAGTAAATACTGCCAGTCAACAACtagttgaaacaaagaaaaaagttgttCGTAATCCTCAGCCAAAACTTGATCCAGACAG ACTATGTGGAAAACGAGGTATTGCTCTACTTCCAAAGGTGTTTgaaaaagttactttcaaaggGAAAGGCTATGAG acaAATGACTTAGATAAAATGATGGCAATACTAGAACACTGGGCACACCGTTTGTATCCACGCCTTCCGTTTAATGATGTTTTAGAAAGAATTGAAAAGTTGGGGACTAAGAGACCAGTACAG ACATGTATCAGGAGAATACGAGCAGATATGCCCATTTTCTCCGAGGACTTTGTTGAAGAGGAAGAGGAAGAAGAAGATACAGTGAGAAGACAACAGGATGATAAAAATAATGAGGATATATTTGAGgatttgttacaaaaacaagaaattgaaGCTCAACTAAATGGTGTACAAGAAATGAATAGATATGAAACAAAAGGCTTCCAAACTGTGAGAAATCTTCCAGccacacaagaacatccatctaCACCTCAAGATTGTAGAACACCAACAaataaaatg TCATTGACAGAAGAGCAGAAAGAAAAAATTGAATGTAATAAGCAAATAGCTGAAGAACACAGAAAACTCAAGTTACAGACCAAGCAAAATTATCGTGATGTTACAAACATGAACACATTAACGGTTAGTTCAcctatggttttaaatgttgctACACCTATGACACAGGCTGATTCTAAATCTAGTGAAAAAGGAACTACTTCAACTTTCATTGAAGAGTCTTTTCTTCCACTGAGTGTTGgtaccccagtgacacagtga
- the LOC143222564 gene encoding uncharacterized protein LOC143222564 isoform X3 — MNADDLENLFDEDEDLDQLHTLENEDDPQEDNQSVRNGEVNTASQQLVETKKKVVRNPQPKLDPDRLCGKRGIALLPKVFEKVTFKGKGYETNDLDKMMAILEHWAHRLYPRLPFNDVLERIEKLGTKRPVQTCIRRIRADMPIFSEDFVEEEEEEEDTVRRQQDDKNNEDIFEDLLQKQEIEAQLNGVQEMNRYETKGFQTVRNLPATQEHPSTPQDCRTPTNKMNLEHPTSTCKAQNIYFATITNHYYCCPFQRNTCISWPSVLM, encoded by the exons ATGAATGCTGATGACTTGGAAAACCTTTTTGATGAGGATGAAGATTTAGATCAGTTACATACACTTGAAAATGAAGATGATCCTCAGGAGGATAATCAAAGTGTTAGAAATGGAGAAGTAAATACTGCCAGTCAACAACtagttgaaacaaagaaaaaagttgttCGTAATCCTCAGCCAAAACTTGATCCAGACAG ACTATGTGGAAAACGAGGTATTGCTCTACTTCCAAAGGTGTTTgaaaaagttactttcaaaggGAAAGGCTATGAG acaAATGACTTAGATAAAATGATGGCAATACTAGAACACTGGGCACACCGTTTGTATCCACGCCTTCCGTTTAATGATGTTTTAGAAAGAATTGAAAAGTTGGGGACTAAGAGACCAGTACAG ACATGTATCAGGAGAATACGAGCAGATATGCCCATTTTCTCCGAGGACTTTGTTGAAGAGGAAGAGGAAGAAGAAGATACAGTGAGAAGACAACAGGATGATAAAAATAATGAGGATATATTTGAGgatttgttacaaaaacaagaaattgaaGCTCAACTAAATGGTGTACAAGAAATGAATAGATATGAAACAAAAGGCTTCCAAACTGTGAGAAATCTTCCAGccacacaagaacatccatctaCACCTCAAGATTGTAGAACACCAACAaataaaatg AATTTGGAGCATCCAACCAGCACTTGTAAAGCtcagaatatttattttgcaaCCATTACCAATCATTACTACTGTTGCCCTTTCCAGAGGAACACCTGCATTAGCTGGCCATCTGTTTTGATGTAG